Proteins encoded in a region of the Kryptolebias marmoratus isolate JLee-2015 linkage group LG14, ASM164957v2, whole genome shotgun sequence genome:
- the cdk5rap2 gene encoding CDK5 regulatory subunit-associated protein 2 isoform X10, with protein MSKIQGFMKDPCRICGVRLVGSQCRWIFSSSGRRKLQVILSHVLGREVIRDGRGEFLCGKCVFQLEKVVQCDININKLQDEHSSQIQKLQADKEHLIQCIRHVYSKNNLGNKGRWSTSSVALLRSSGVDSPDDEAACQPAHEGLQFRKRGSVEGENRMRRCMSLDRIASKGALPARSGLRSSRPGSAAGLDGFMKNTGLVGTRLRSQSMYLDLVQRKGTLSRHGFKARSTSLQSLNRDFSLDTPPDSLHKRKLRESKGFAAGYGTTNNPRGKVQAKALLHNSSSQPSVLSDVIQILRCISRQHLSAPAGSRIPVLKRLNAGSVISRPKFRKREAEWKSLHDLTEEFNDEYTPVRVKKGHIMRLESINKMLTEELNQVKSTNENLTTTLEDSQNQYKSLSVKLEEKENELDSEKKNALKRDKTIQGLTQVLGKKEKEIEELCQQIEDRDDALTKAREAAHKAQLQKYQGAEEHQSLLMEKQTELAQLQGEHHVKVLEAQKLQRALDRKEQELSDLQQTKDQLEVELEDLQQQKKKGDKALNDLNNQLKKLSGEMKDRESALEQQYQELLDQMKRKLQTHEATIQRLTTTLADKEQQLQEYINMMGDLEQSRSPGSNDGMLTKLRQRLKEKENALEQALDEKFAAIEEKDNEIHQLQLLLREKERDLDRLNNLLTHNEETINNFDSVIKEKDVELQHLANTLKNLQRAKQDVEDNLNRSLREKDSIINQLQLSLEGKTKDMEEMSESMLNQSQTHARDLGEQMGQRLKVTEAMLAEAVKARERLVADNESAVEGLLATISSKDQLLKESAEHFNRMLSERAQEIQKLKKQLAEKQQELANAENQSSSTAQKSYLETSGLKALLAEKDSLIDKLLQRGQERDQFLAEMSQKVEPDHVLDLRQTIQIMQEKLDEREAELSRRNSVDNQENYPISKKTVVVLKEELAQKTEALNKALKRENELKISLAELQSLFSELEGRSEGQAANIESLTATLKTKEEIINVLHQRLGQGVHFRADNTQDCVIGSGMERDLPELPQRERTMIGGDSQQEALPNLVVLQQEHDALNRALRAEQQLYSSLVRTVKEQDSAQRLHALQLELTAVQLLRQQLEDSIKTNEELRDDLEREIHRAKLREGMGLIDPKELESMRHQLEDAQRWNASLQARLGAIQNRGGGVGGTNDSGDTLSFIGDQTSYMSICVGEGADDSLSQLSAQELKEKVLDLQDCVSGLQSLNSELQSRLSQMEKSERDACQNEGKDLSSRSQCKQQLEKTHEMQPLAHSNRTHLLVQDKESQTNMEAEEVASGKLLADNSMDTWLIQSRERTHSDTSLTDTREKTERNTDVLTLKSLLTDCGSTSVVELREELLRLRSENAELQDLHKEQKSAECKEKESADTSGNSSDVQAEWRNGLETLQAEPNHIFKDFKLLKERAEKKSNEVSDEEILLTSVSTANEMESPNRQCQSHSKRPKQLVTRHRAAVKSRLPVPVRQKVEGSISRQSVSYDPIQTDARQHLNLDVFGSDQELNTDSDSALEHCTSPSSTLRCTQTSGSPAGSDRGSEPRISEAHNQGESALLTQLELLHQECQEKEVLINKMSEQLGDLEELHAQLQEKERLNCQYTKALQAAQSTIAYLTACSLDNQGGFGSHTGSGAVGSDAELHNRCMELQKALQEKEELNNQLIELLNMAEKAITSPHSQNMKSEAGDLCLRIESALHQANASSNTDSPRGFNYSEESLQELQRHADSLQEALLEQSRLNAELQEQLRAANAAAQCDHSSDSVSLNGTTSSQRAATSESIEEEEAKKHPVAMESVDNTSLNQKLFSVLMNCFSTAECTVASLAAHCANGSLNFDKSVEVSSNLQTNLDNLQRVLLERKQLVEPAQPKPKSEGSSSSASTETEGLKLHRDLCLLLKAFSDYSRRISDLQAALQEERAHRRESEGHKTVQDAKGLPPDVKLQLETLHKALREKKKTCKTLEEKLATALTKTPSPETARKAPEQGDKSVQVDLQDLGYETSGKSENDREESSSTDLEVGGNPSCSAFSLPSLLKHEQATFSSTENLDSTSSTPYPSSPALSSAKVSLKGLQVYDEYGVSENPLQLQAQVRELKAQLENQTKLILQMQHLLRRNSLSSDVVSNTSDPLSVREQENTQKVSHSQEKSGQLRKKTEAENQPEKDRATRLKTDLEEKTQNQNTSEQLQQTRSRSTSPARLDSLVQSQARELSQLRQQIKESRRLGALQRRQLEELNKAFKEMLHAGEVDDYTGEVIKEQLDKSLSLLDRLEGRLDKESHVENEDSAALELSHSIVELRQASRSVLATEENMNDPPDSLSRIHQEIDFLRLELEGERELLQQHISLLVQQNLHLAECTREQLDL; from the exons ATGTCAAAGATCCAAGGCTTCATGAAGGACCCGTGTCGTATTTGTGGTGTTCGTCTGGTGGGAAGTCAGTGTCGCTGGATCTTTAGCTCATCGGGGAGGAGGAAGCTACAAGTCATCCTGTCCCACGTGCTGGGCCGGGAGGTGATTCGTGATGGTCGTGGAGAGTTCCTCTGTGGGAAATGTGTGTTCCAGTTGGAGAAGGTGGTTCAGTGTGACATTAATATCAACAAGCTGCAGGATGAACACAGCAGTCAGATCCAGAAACTACAGGCGGATAAAGAACATCTGATCCAGTGCATTCGCCATGTCTACAGCAAAAACAACTTAGGGAATAAGGGCAGATGGAGCACCAGCTCCGTGGCTCTGCTCAGGTCCTCCGGGGTGGACAGTCCTGATGATGAAGCTGCATGTCAGCCGGCTCATGAAGGTCTGCAGTTCAGGAAACGTGGGAGTGTTGAGGGGGAGAACCGCATGAGAAGGTGTATGAGTCTGGATAGAATTGCCAGTAAAGGGGCTTTACCTGCACGATCAGGTCTTCGTAGCAGCAGACCAGGATCAGCAGCAGGGCTTGATGGCTTTATGAAGAATACTGGACTTGTAGGCACACGTCTCCGTTCGCAGAGCATGTACCTTGACCTGGTCCAACGTAAGGGCACGCTATCTAGACATGGATTCAAAGCTCGCTCAACATCCCTGCAGTCACTGAATCGAGACTTTTCTTTAGACACACCTCCTGACTCTCTACACAAACGAAAACTGAGAGAGTCCAAGGGGTTTGCTGCTGGATATGGAACTACCAATAATCCAAGAGGAAAAGTTCAGGCTAAAGCACTGCTCCACAACTCCTCAAGTCAGCCATCTGTACTCTCTGATGTCATCCAGATCTTGCGTTGCATCTCCAGACAACACTTGTCTGCCCCTGCAGGCAGTCGTATCCCTGTACTGAAGAGGTTAAATGCTGGCTCAGTCATTAGCAGACCCAAATTCAGAAAAAGAGAGGCAGAATGGAAGTCTCTGCATGACCTTACAGAGGAGTTTAATGATGAATACACTCCTGTCAGAGTAAAG AAGGGTCACATTATGAGATTGGAGTCCATCAATAAAATGCTGACTGAAGAGCTCAACCAGGTAAAAAGCACCAATGAAAACCTGACAACAACACTGGAAGATTCCCAGAATCAATACAAG AGTCTGTCAGTGAAGttggaggagaaagaaaatgaactAGACTCTGAGAAGAAAAATGCTTTGAAGCGAGATAAAACAATCCAGGGTCTTACTCAGGTCCttggaaaaaaggagaaagag attGAGGAGCTTTGTCAGCAGATTGAGGACAGAGATGACGCTTTGACCAAGGCTAGAGAGGCAGCACATAAAGCCCAGCTTCAGAAATACCAG ggaGCTGAAGAGCACCAAAGCCTgttaatggaaaaacaaacagagttggcTCAACTTCAGGGGGAACACCACGTCAAGGTTCTTGAAGCCCAAAAACTTCAGCGTGCCCTGGACAGGAAAGAACAGGAGCTGTCTGACTTACAGCAGACGAAGGACCAGCTGGAGGTGGAACTGGAAGACCTGcagcaacagaagaagaaaggagaCAAAGCCCTGAAT GATCTTAACaatcagctgaagaagctgagtGGTGAGATGAAGGACAGGGAGAGTGCTCTTGAGCAGCAGTACCAAGAGTTGCTGGAccagatgaaaagaaaactgcagacCCATGAAGCCACCATCCAGAGACTCACAACAACCCTGGCTGATAAAGAGCAGCAGCTACAG GAGTACATAAATATGATGGGAGACTTGGAGCAAAGCAGAAGTCCTGGCAGCAACGACGGCATGCTTACAAAGCTGCGGCAaaggctgaaagaaaaagaaaatgctctGGAG CAAGCACTGGATGAGAAATTTGCCGCCATTGAGGAGAAAGACAATGAGATtcaccagctgcagctgctgctcagagaAAAGGAAAGGGACTTGGATAGACTCAATAATTTACTCACCCACAATGAGGAAACCATTAAC aatTTTGACAGTGTAATCAAGGAGAAAGATGTGGAGCTGCAGCATCTTGCAAACACTTTAAAGAACCTTCAGAGAGCCAAGCAAGATGTAGAAGATAACTTGAACAGAtctttgagagaaaaagacTCCATCATCAACCAgctacagctctcactggagggCAAGACAAAAGATATGGAA GAAATGTCTGAATCAATGCTGAACCAATCACAGACACATGCACGGGACCTCGGTGAGCAAATGGGtcagaggttaaaggtcacggAGGCTATGTTGGCTGAGGCTGTGAAAGCCAGAGAGAGACTAGTAGCTGACAATGAGAGTGCTGTGGAAGGGCTGCTGGCTACAATAAGCAGCAAGGACCAACTTCTGAAG GAGTCCGCTGAGCATTTTAACCGCATGCTGTCTGAGCGTGCTCAAGAgattcagaaactgaaaaagcaGCTGGCTGAGAAGCAACAGGAGCTTGCTAATGCTGAGAACCAAAGCTCCTCAACAGCCCAGAAGAGTTATTTAGAGACTTCAGGACTCAAAGCTCTGCTTGCAGAAAAAGACAGCCTCATTGAC aagctgctgcagcgTGGTCAAGAGAGAGACCAGTTCCTGGCAGAGATGAGTCAGAAGGTGGAACCGGATCATGTGTTGGATCTCAGACAGACCATCCAGATCATGCAAGAAAAACTAGACGAAAGGGAAG CTGAGCTGTCCAGGAGAAACAGTGTGGATAATCAGGAGAACTATCCGATTTCCAAGAAAACAGTTGTTGTCCTTAAGGAGGAGTTGGCACAGAAAACTGAAGCACTCAACAAAGCTCTGAAGAGAGAAAATGAACTGAAG atttcTCTGGCTGAGCTCCAGTCATTGTTTTCTGAGCTAGAGGGTCGCAGTGAAGGTCAGGCTGCTAACATTGAGTCCTTGACTGCCACTTTGAAGACCAAGGAGGAAATTATCAAT GTTCTTCACCAGCGGCTCGGTCAGGGAGTTCACTTCCGGGCTGACAACACCCAGGACTGTGTGATTGGCTCTGGTATGGAGAGGGACCTACCTGAACTCCCTCAGAGAGAGAGGACAATGATAGGGGGAGACAGCCAGCAAGAA gctTTGCCCAATCTTGTAGTCTTGCAGCAAGAGCACGATGCTCTAAACAGAGCTCTTAGAGCGGAACAACAGCTCTACTCCAGCTTGGTTAGGACAGTGAAGGAGCAGGACAG TGCTCAGCGTCTTCATGCTCTACAGCTGGAACTGACGGCAGTGCAGCTTCTCAGGCAGCAACTAGAAGACAGCATCAAAACTAATGAGGAGCTGAGGGATGACTTGGAGAGAGAGATACACAGGGCCAAACTCAGAGAAG GTATGGGCCTGATTGATCCTAAAGAGCTGGAGAGCATGAGACATCAGCTTGAGGACGCTCAGCGCTGGAACGCATCCTTGCAGGCTCGCTTAGGAGCAATTCAGAACCGAGGAGGAGGTGTTGGTGGCACCAATGATAGTG GTGACACTTTGAGTTTCATTGGAGATCAGACTTCCTATATGAGTATCTGTGTGGGTGAAGGTGCAGATGATAGCTTGTCTCAACTCTCTGCTCAGGAGCTCAAAGAAAAG GTGTTGGATCTGCAGGACTGTGTGAGCGGACTCCAGAGTTTAAACAGTGAATTGCAGAGCAGGCTCTCGCAAATGGAGAAGTCAGAGCGGGATGCTTGTCAAAACGAAGGCAAAGATCTAAGCAGCAGAAGCCAATGCAAACAG CAGCTTGAGAAGACACATGAGATGCAGCCACTGGCTCACAGTAACAGGACACATCTTCTTGTTCAGGATAAGGAGAGCCAAACAAACATGGAAGCAGAAGAG gtggCATCAGGAAAACTGTTAGCTGATAACAGCATGGACACTTGGCTCATCCAGAGTAGAGAGCGTACTCACTCTGACACAAGCCTCACAGACACcagagaaaaaacagagaggaacACAGATGTACTGACACTTAAATCTCTGCTGACGGATTGTGGCTCCACTTCAGTTGTGGAGCTAAG agaggagctgctgcgACTTAGATCAGAAAATGCGGAGCTGCAGGATCTTCATAAGGAGCAGAAATCTGCTGAGTGTAAAGAGAAAGAGAGCGCAGATACTTCGGGGAACAGCAGCGATGTACAGGCTGAATGGAGAAACGGTTTGGAAACACTGCAAGCTGAACCTAATCACATTTTTAAGGACTTTAAATTATTGAAGGAAAGGGCAGAGAAGAAGTCAAATGAGGTCTCAGATGAAGAGATACTTTTAACTTCTGTCAGCACTGCAAATGAGATGGAGAGTCCAAACCGTCAATGTCAGTCACACAGCAAGAGGCCAAAGCAGCTTGTCACAAGACATAGG GCTGCTGTCAAATCTCGCCTCCCTGTGCCAGTCAGGCAGAAGGTGGAGGGGAGCATCAGCAGACAGTCTGTGAGCTACGACCCGATCCAAACTGATGCACGTCAGCATCTTAATTTGGATGTCTTTGGTTCTGATCAGGAGTTGAATACTGACTCTGATTCAGCACTGGAACACTGCACATCCCCTTCTTCCACGCTGAGATGTACTCAAACTAGCGGCAGCCCAGCAGGGTCTGACAGGGGCTCTGAACCCAGAATATCAGAGGCTCACAACCAGGGTGAGTCAGCCCTTCTCACTCAGCTTGAACTTCTCCACCAGGAGTGCCAGGAAAAGGAGGTCCTGATCAACAAGATGAGCGAGCAGCTTGGTGATTTAGAAGAGCTCCACGCTCAGCTTCAGGAAAAGGAGAGGCTGAATTGCCAGTATACAAAGGCTTTACAGGCTGCACAGTCCACCATCGCTTACCTGACAGCCTGCAGTCTGGACAACCAGGGTGGATTTGGTTCACACACAGGCTCAGGTGCTGTGGGTTCTGACGCTGAGCTCCACAATAGGTGCATGGAGCTGCAGAAAGCCctgcaggagaaggaggaaCTCAACAACCAGCTTATTGAGCTTCTGAACATGGCAGAGAAGGCCATCACCTCCCCTCACAGCCAAAATATGAAATCTGAAGCtggagatctttgtttaagaaTAGAGAGTGCTTTACATCAAGCAAATGCATCTTCAAACACAGATAGCCCAAGAGGTTTTAACTATTCTGAAGAATCTCTGCAGGAACTGCAGCGACATGCGGACTCTCTGCAGGAGGCTCTTTTGGAACAGAGTAGGCTCAATGCAGAGCTTCAGGAACAGCTGAGGGCTGCAAATGCTGCTGCACAATGTGACCACAGCAGTGACAGTGTTTCCCTAAATGGCACCACCTCAAGTCAGAGAGCAGCAACATCAGAGTCaattgaggaggaggaggctaaGAAACACCCTGTTGCAATGGAAAGTGTTGATAATACGAGTTTAAATCAGAAGCTGTTTAGTGTTTTAATGAACTGCTTCAGTACAGCAGAGTGTACCGTCGCTTCTTTAGCAGCTCACTGCGCTAATGGCTCATTGAATTTTGATAAGTCAGTGGAAGTCAGCTCTAACCTGCAGACAAATTTAGACAATCTTCAGAGAGTCCTGCTGGAAAGAAAGCAACTGGTTGAACCAGCTCAGCCAAAACCCAAATCTGAAGGAAGTTCCTCCTCTGCTTCAACCGAAACAGAAGGGCTGAAGCTCCATCGAGATCTCTGTCTGCTCCTCAAGGCTTTCAGTGATTACTCTCGGAGGATCTCTGATCTCCAGGCCgccctgcaggaggagagggCCCATAGAAGAGAGAGTGAGGGCCACAAGACAGTACAGGATGCCAAGGGATTACCACCAGATGTTAAGCTCCAACTGGAAACTTTACATAAAGCTctgagggagaaaaagaaaacatgtaaaacccTGGAGGAGAAACTGGCCACTGCTCTTACCAAGACGCCTTCCCCTGAAACTGCACGAAAAG CTCCTGAGCAGGGTGACAAAAGCGTGCAGGTGGATTTGCAGGACCTGGGTTACGAAACCAGTGGCAAGAGTGAGAACGATAGGGAAGAGAGCAGTAGCACAG ATCTAGAGGTGGGTGGGAACCCTAGCTGCAGTGCGTTCAGCCTACCTTCCCTGTTGAAACATGAACAAGCCACCTTCTCTTCTACTGAAAACTTGGACTCAACCTCCAGCACTCCATACCCCAGTTCCCCAGCTCTCAGCTCGGCTAAG GTCAGTCTGAAAGGCCTGCAGGTGTATGATGAGTATGGTGTTTCAGAGAACCCGCTTCAGCTTCAAGCACAAGTCAGAGAGCTGAAGGCCCAGCTTGAAAACCAGACGAAACTCATCCTTCAAATGCAACATCTGCTGCGGAGGAACTCCCTCTCCAGTGATGTAGTTTCCAACACCTCTGATCCACTCAGCGTCAGGgaacaggaaaacacacaaaaagtgaGCCATAGCCAAGAAAAGAGTGGGCAGctaagaaagaaaactgaggcAGAAAACCAGCCAGAGAAAGACAGAGCTACTCGTCTGAAAACAGACCTGGAGGAGAAGACGCAGAACCAAAACACGAGCGAACAACTACAGCAAACACGCAGCCGTTCCACATCACCTGCCAG ACTGGATTCTTTGGTGCAGTCACAAGCCAGGGAGCTGTCTCAACTGAGGCAGCAGATCAAGGAGAGCCGCAGGCTGGGAGCTCTGCAGCGTCGGCAGTTGGAGGAGCTGAACAAGGCCTTCAAAGAGATGCTGCACGCTGGCGAGGTTGACGATTACACGGGGGAGGTTATCAAAGAACAGCTGGACAAGAGTCTGAGCCTTCTGGACAGGCTGGAGGGACGACTGGACAAAG AGTCTCACGTGGAAAATGAGGATTCAGCAGCTCTTGAACTGTCTCACAG